The following are from one region of the Dioscorea cayenensis subsp. rotundata cultivar TDr96_F1 unplaced genomic scaffold, TDr96_F1_v2_PseudoChromosome.rev07_lg8_w22 25.fasta BLBR01000145.1, whole genome shotgun sequence genome:
- the LOC120253635 gene encoding V-type proton ATPase subunit a3-like, which yields MKMSILLGVVQMNLGIFLSYFNAKFFGNSINIWYQFVPQLIFLNSLFDYLSLLIIVKWCTGSKADLYHVMIYMFRSPIDKLGENELFPSQKMLQLVLLGLALISVP from the exons ATGAAAATGTCCATCCTTCTTGGAGTTGTACAAATGAACCTTGGAATTTTCTTGAGCTATTTCAATGCAAAGTTCTTTGGGAATAGTATTAATATTTG GTATCAATTTGTTCCTCAGTTGATATTCTTGAACAGCCTGTTTGATTACCTTTCTCTACTCATCATTGTAAAATGGTGCACTGGTTCAAAAGCAGATCTATACCATGTGATGATATACATGTTTCGTAGCCCAATAGATAAACTTGGTGAGAATGAGCTATTTCCTAGCCAAAAGATGCTTCAG CTTGTATTACTTGGGCTAGCCCTTATATCTGTTCCTTGA